The stretch of DNA GCCCACCGACTGCGATCGCCATCGCCTCGCTCACCCGCTCGCCCCCCGCCCCACCCACGCCACAGCAACACCACCGCCGCCGCGGGCGCGAGCAGCTGCGTTCCCGCATACACCAGCGCCGTCACCCCCAGCAGCGCCCCCCACACCGCCGCCCGCCGAACGCTCGGCCGATCCATGCACCACAACCCCATCAACGCCGACAACGTCACCAGCAACCCCGCCGCCGCCGCGCTGCCGACCTGCCCCGTGCCCATCACATGCGAATGCGGCAGCAGCGTCAGCACCGCCGCCCCCGCCAGCCCCACCGTCGGCGTGAACAGCCGACGCCCCAGCACATACACCAGCACACACGTCGCCCGCACCGCGAGCACCTGCCCCACCATCACCACCAGCAACCCGCCTTCGCCCAGCAACCGCAGCCACAACGCCACCCACGCCGGATACAGCGGCGCTTGCCAGGCCGTCGCAAAATACTGCTCCGGGTCCCCCGTCTCGTGAGCAAACAACCACTGATGATTGCCAGGGAAGCTGAACCCATGCCCGCCTGCAAGTCCGCGGGCGATCCACTCCACCTCGTAGCCCCGCACGTACATCCACCGTCCGCTGAGCACCCATAGGTCTGCCAGCGTAGCCAGCGCCACCAGCACAACCACCCACGCCAACGGCGAGCGCGTCCACTTCGTCAACAACCCAATCATCAACACACCCCACAACGCCCACGCCGGGGGTTCTAGCGTGCGCAGCCGCGCCCGGTCAAGCATCACCCACGTTTAGCGCCCGCCCCGGAGGGCGCGCCACCGCTCCGCCCAACAAAAACCCCCGGCGATTCGCCGGGGGCTGTTCATGCAAGCATCACTTTGTCATCGCCACGACCGTGCGTTTCACCGCACGATGCGTGCACCGCCGCCGGCGGCGACGTGCTCGAGTTCTTTGAGCGTGATCTGGCTGGTGTCGCCGCGTGTGCTCTGCAGCAGTGCACCGTGGGCCGTGCCCAGGTTCACCGCTTCCTGCGGGCTCTTGCCAGCGAGGAACGCGTAGGCGAAGCCCGATGCGAAGCCGTCGCCGCCGCCGACGCGGTCTTCGAGGATCAGCCGTTCAAAGTCCGGGCCGTGATAGAACTTGTCGTCTTCCGCCCAGTACAGGATGGCGGACCAGTTGTTTTCGCTGGCCGAGACGACTTCGCGCAAGGTCGTGCCGATGACCTTGAGGTTCGGGTAGTCTTTCGCGACCTGGCGGACCATCTTTTTGTAGCTTTCGATGGGCAATTCTTTGAGGTTTTCGTCCGTGCCCTCGATCTCGTAGCCGAGCACTTTCTGGAAATCTTCCTCGTTGCCGATGAGGCAGTCGATGTACTGCACGAGAGGCTTCGTGGTCTTGATCGCTTCTTCGCTGGACCACAGCTTGCCGCGGAAGTTCAGGTCGTAGGAGACGATCGTGCCCGCATCGTGTGCGGCCTTGAGCGCCTCCGCCGCGACCTGGCGGGTCGAGTCGCTGAGGCAGGTGAAGATGCCGCCGGAGTGCAGCCAGCGAACGCCGCGGTCTTTGAACAGCTTTTTCCAGTCGACATCGCCGGGCTTCATCTTGCTTGTCGCCGAGTGGCCGCGGTCGTATAGCGTCACCGCCGACCGCGGGCCCACGCCCACCTCGGTGAAGTTCAGCCCGATGCGGGCGTCCCGGCCGACGCCGTCGTAAGGCAGCGTCACCACATGCTGCGTATCCAGATTCTGCGAATTGGCGTGGTTGAGGATGATCTTGCCCACCGGGTTGTCCACCAGCCCGCCGACCCACCCGGTCCGCAGCCCCAGCCGCGACAGCGCGTAGGCGACGTTGTACTCGCCCCCGCCGACCCACACCTCCATGAGGTTGGCGAACTCGATACGCCCCGCCCCAGGCGGGCTCAGACGCACCATGCACTCACCAAGCGACACCAGGTCCAGTTCACAGTCCGATGCATTGCGAATGTTCAGCGCCATCTTCCTACGGCCTCCTTCGGGCACAAGTTGTAAAAGGGGGAAATCGACCCGTCATTGTGCCGATTCGCCGCATCCCGTCAAAACGCCCCCGAAACCTTGCCACTCCTGACAAACCTTATTCCACCACCTTTCGGCACCGCCCCGCCCCGAATGTGGAAAACTTGTGAACCTCTCTAATTTTTTAGCGACCCTTCGCCCCCTGACAGCGTATTAATTTAACCTGCGTTTTAGTATTGGCTTAATAACCGCCGAACCTCCCGCAGACTCGTCTGACGGAGGTGAAAAGCGGGTAAAAGCAGGTGGATTCGAGCGGATTGCCGCCCCCCCGGCTTGACGGGAGAGCGGGGTCCAGATACATTGGCTCTTCGCGTTGAACGAGGGCCGTCCCAGACGGCAACTCACCCCCTGCAAAAAAATGTCGCGAAAGCGGCTCACAGGGTTGACACCGAAAATAAGGTGTCTACGATACGCGGCCCTCACAACGGCGGGCAACCGCAACGGAGTGAGGCCGGCCCGATAAGGCCGACCGGCGTTTTGTTTGAAGCCGGCTGATCTTTGACATGTGAACAGTTGGGAGCACGCGAGGATGTGCTCGCACTCCACCGTTTTCACAGATGGTGGGTGCGTAAAATCCACATCGCCGGTTTTCACAGCCCGGCGATTGGTTAGCATCCTTGTGAAGATTGGAATTGCCCAAATTAAACCAATCGATGGATGAGAGCCTACTAAAACTCCGTGGATCTTAGCCGACCACGGAGGCGGCCATGAAAGCAGCTTGCTGTTTTGATGGTCGTGACCGGCCTCGACGTAAGTCGAGGTAACAGGTCAACCTTCTATTGAAAGAGACGGGTCGCTTGCGGCCCGAATCACCAATACTCAATTGAAGAGTTTGATCCTGGCTCAGATTGAACGCTGGCGGCATGGTTAAAGCATGCAAGTCGAACGCGAAACTGGCTTCGGCCAGGAGTAGAGTGGCGAACGGGCGAGTAATGCGTTTCTAACGTGCCCCGAGGCCAGGGATAGCCCAGGGAAACCTGGATTAATACCTGATGATCCCACTAAGCCGCATGGCTCTGTGGGCAAAGTTCCGGCGCCTTGGGATCGGGAAACGTCCTATCAGCTTGTTGGTAAGGTAACGGCTTACCAAGGCTAAGACGGGTAGCGGGTGTGAGAGCATGACCCGCCGCATCGGGACTGAGACACTGCCCGGACTCCTACGGGAGGCTGCAGCAACGAATATTCCCCAATGAGCGAAAGCTTGAGGGAGCAATGCCGCGTGAAGGATGAAGCTCCTCGGAGTGTAAACTTCTGTCAGGAACTAGAAAGATATGATCGGTTCCAAAGGAAGGGCCGGCTAACTTCGTGCCAGCAGCCGCGGTAATACGAAGGGCCCGAGCGTTAATCGGAATCACTGGGCTTAAAGGGTGCGCAGGCGGACCTGTAAGTGTCTTGTGAAATCCCACGGCTCAACCGTGGAATTGCTTGGCAAACTACAGGTCTTGAGCCCGACAGAGGTCGTCGGAACGCTAGGTGGAGCGGTGAAATGCGTAGATATCTAGCGGAACGCCAAAGGTGAAGACAGGCGACTGGGTCGGCGCTGACGCTCAGGCACGAAAGCATGGGTAGCGAACGGGATTAGATACCCCGGTAGTCCATGCCCTAAACGATGTGTGCTAGGTCGAGGAGGTTTTGACGCCATCTCGGCCGCAGCGAAAGCATTAAGCACACCGCCTGGGGAGTACGGTCGCAAGGCTAAAACTCAAAGGAATTGACGGGGGCTCACACAAGCGGTGGAGCATGTGGCTTAATTCGAAGCAACGCGAAGAACCTTATCCAGGGCTTGACATGTACGGATTAGCTTCCCGAAAAGGAAGTGACGCGCTTGCGTGGAACGTACACAGGTGCTGCATGGCTGTCGTCAGCTCGTGCTGTGAAGTGTCGGGTTAAGTCCCTTAACGAGCGAAACCCTTGCCGTTAGTTGCTAACAGGTTATGCTGAGGACTCTAACGGGACTGCCGGTGTCAAACCGGAGGAAGGTGGGGACGACGTCAAGTCATCATGGCCTTTATGCCCTGGGCTGCACACGTGCTACAATGGTACGGACAAAGCGAAGCGATACCGTAAGGTGGAGCAAATCGCAAAAACCGTGCCCCAGTTCGGATTGTGGTCTGCAACTCGACCACATGAAGGTGGAATCGCTAGTAATCGCGGATCAGCAATGCCGCGGTGAATGTGTTCCTGAGCCTTGTACACACCGCCCGTCACGTCATGGAAGCCGGGAGCACCCGAAGTCGCCACGATTCAGTGGTGCCGACGGTGAGCTCGGTGACTGGGACGAAGTCGTAACAAGGTAGCCGTAGGGGAACCTGCGGCTGGATCACCTCCTTTCTAAGGGATTACTTAGAACACGTAACGCCGGATCGTTTTCACGAACGAATTAACCCCGGTCAGGAGAGAGATCTCTAACGTGTCCGTCAACACAACCTCGTGCCCAACGTTGAATCTTCCATTAAGAGCCAAGGGCGGCTTGGAAAATTTAGCACCGGGTAATAACGGCGTGGTAACACGGCGTGAAGTGCTCACAACCCAACTGTTCACATGTCAACGATCACCGGCTGATCATGACTTTACGAAAGCCCCATGCACACGCATGGGGCTTTTTTATTTGATCAACGCGACTCCCAGCTTCATGTAATTCCCGTTGACGCGACACAACCAACGCGTCTACTATGCCTTTCGCCAACTGCAAACACTCCTTTGCCAAACGAAACGAGCCGTTCTACATGAGTCAACGCGATTCCGATTCGTCCAGACAGACGCCGCAGACCGACTGGTCCAGACGCGGCGCACAGATCCTCGCCGTCGTCGCCATCCTTGTGCTCATCTTTGTCGGCTGGAACCTCGGCCAGTCCGGGCCCACTCCCCAACGCCACGACAATACCGGCCACGAAGCCTCCACCTTTCCCGGGGGCGAAACACCCGAACCCTACTACCACGACGAAGAAAACAATCGCTACTGGCACGAAACCGCCCCCGGCCACGGCCACTGGCACCAGGGCCCCCCGCCCCCCGAGCAGATGCGCGACTGACCATTGCCGCTTTCCTCGCTCGCTGTCGCCTTTTTCCCAACCTTTCACGTTTCTCCCAAGGGGCCATCTTTGTCACGCACCACCAAGCGCAAACTCGCCGGCACCGGCCTCGCCGACCGCGATCCCTGGCTGGAGCCGCATCGCGAAAAGCTCCACCAACGCTATCAACACCTCCAGCGCCGCCTCGAACAGCTCGGCGGGATGAACAATATCCGCGACGAAGTCAGCAAGGGTCATACCTACTTCGGCCTCAACCGCGGCGAGCATGAAGGCAAGCCCGGCGTCTGGTATCGCGAGTGGGCGCCCGGCGCACAACATCTCGCCCTCATCGGCGATTTCAACAACTGGGACCGCGACGCCAACCCGATGCAGCGCGACGAATACGGCGTCTGGCATCTTTTTCTGCCTGACAGCGAATACGCTGACCGCCTCACCCACGAAAGCCTGCTCAAGGTCCACGTCGTCTCCGAGGCCGGCGAGCACGACCGCATCCCCGCCTACGTCCGCCGTGTCATCCAGGACCCCGAAACGCACGGCTTCACCGCCCAATACTGGCAACCGCCCACCCCCTACCGCTTCAAAAACAAAACCCCCAAGCTCGACGCCGGCCTGCGCATCTACGAAGCACATATCGGCATGGCCACCGAAGAATCACGCGTCGGCTCGTTCAACGAATTCACAGAAAACGTCCTGCCCCGCATCGCCAACCTCGGCTACAACGCCATCCAGCTCATGGCGATCCAGGAGCACCCCTACTACGGCTCGTTCGGCTACCACGTCTCCAGCTTCTTCGCGGTCTCGTCACGATTCGGCACGCCAGACGACCTGAAAAAACTCATCGACACCGCACACGGCCTTGGCATCCGCGTCCTGCTCGACGTCGTCCATTCCCACGCCGTCAAAAACATCAACGAAGGGCTCAACCGCTTCGACGGCACGGACCACCAGTATTTCCACGGCGGGCCGCGCGGTGAACACCCCGCATGGGACTCCAAGCTCTTCGACTACAACAAGTACGAAGTCAATCGATTCCTCCTTTCCAACGTCCGCTACTGGCTCGACGAATTCAAGTTCGATGGCTTCCGCTTCGACGGCGTCACGAGCATGATTTACCTCGACCACGGCCTCGGCGCTGACTTCAACAGCTACGACGACTACTTCGGCGACAACATCGACGACGACGCTGTCGCTTACCTCCAGATCGCCAACCAGCTCGCCCAGAAGCTGCGCCCCGACGTCATCACCATCTCTGAAGACGTCTCCGGCATGGTGGGCATGGCTCGCCCCGTCAAAGAAGGCGGCCTCGGCTTCGACTACCGCCTGGCCATGGGCGTGCCCGACAACTGGATCAAGCTGCTGAAAGAAAAGCAGGATGAGGACTGGAATCTCAACCAGATTTACCACATCCTCATGAACCGCCGACACGACGAAAAACACGTCGGCTACGCGGAAAGTCATGACCAGGCACTCGTCGGCGACAAGACGATCGCCTTCTGGCTCATGGACAAAGAGATGTACTGGCATATGGGCAAGGCCAGCGACAACATCGTCATCGACCGCGGCATCGCGCTGCACAAGATCATCCGCTTGCTGAGCTTTTCCCTCGCCGGCGAAGCCTGGCTGAATTTCATCGGCAACGAGTTCGGCCACCCCGAGTGGGTCGACTTCCCCCGCGAAGGCAACGGCTTTTCCTACCAGCATGCCCGCCGGCAGTGGTCGCTCGCGGACAATGAAGAGCTGCGCTATAGCGACCTCAACGAATTCGATCGTGCGATGCAGCAGCTCGACAAGCAGTTCGCCATCCTGCCTGACAAGTTCATCGAACAGCTCGCTGTCAACGAAGACGACAAAGTCCTCATTTATCGTCGCGGCCCGCTGGTGTTCGCGGTGAATCTGCATCCGACGCGGTCGTACACAGACTACCGCATCCCCGTGCCCGACTCGGCCGACTACAAGCTCGTGCTCGACACGGATGCGTCAGCCTTCGGCGGCCATGCTCGCCTCCAAGCCGACGCGGTCTATCCGAAGCAGGACGTCGAGATGTTCGGCCGATCGCAGTCGGTCCAACTCTATCTGCCGACCCGCACCGCCCAGGTGATCGCCCCGGTGACCTGAGGATCGTCCCTCCCAAAAAAAGAAGCCCACGGATTCAAGCCGTGGGCTTCGTCGTTCACACACACGATCAATCACATCACGCCGCGCGCGATCGCTCGTAGGCCTGGCGTACCTTGTCGCGGTCGCGCGACCAGTCGCCGATGTTGCGACGCTCGAACGCTTCGCGGGCTTCCGGCTCAATTGTCTCAAACGCTCGGCCGCTGTAACGCGTATCGTTCGCCAGTTCCTTGCCGAACTGATACGCCTGGTCCGACGCGCCCTCGCCGACCCCACCGCCTTCGATTTCCGCCTCAGTTCGGCGGACCGTGTCCTCCACCGTCTCCGTGTGCTTCTTCTTATCTTTGTCCAGCACGATCTCCTCACGCGTGCGAGCTTCCTTTTCGACCACGGGCTCTTCGCGCGTTTCTTCCGCTTCGATCGTTCGTTCGCGGAACGCATCTTTACCAGCCGGCTTGTCCACCTCCCGGCGATGCACGTCGACATTCTCGTCCGTCAACTCCACATCCTTCTGCACCGGATGCTCCGTCACACGCGTGTAGACGCGCACACCACCCTTGGTCACGCGACGCTTGCCCACGCGAAGCTCTTCCTCGGGCAGCGGCACGCTCTGTTCGCCCTGCTCCTTGCTCTGCTGTTTGTGTTTGCCCGTCTGTTGTTGACCCTGTCCGGACGGCGGCGAGCCGGCCCAGCCTTCCTGACGCCAACGCTCCGCTTCAACATCCACATCCATCGGCCGATGGCGTTCGATAATGTCCACCGCGGCCTGTTCGCGGTCTTCGCTCGTATTCACTGACACGATCGTCCCGCCTCGCCGCGAGCCTTCCTCGTAATAGGAGGCTTCCTCCATGCCGAGCATTTCCTTGACCTGGTCCCAGAAGCTCGGCTCTTCCGCCGCTCGGCCCGCTTCGCCGCCTTGCTGCGACAGCGTCACTTCGCTGCGGTCAAAGCCGGCCTGCAACAATTCGTCGCGCACGGTCCGGGCACGGTCGGCCGAGTCAAACAATCCAATAATGTTAATCGCCATGGTCTTCTGCTCCCGCTCGACAGCGCCAGAGCGCCGCCGGGCCGTTCGGGGTTAATGGTCGTGTTCCGGACGCGAGGCCGACCGTTCGCCGTCGCCGGGCGATCGCTCGCCCCGGTCGTCCTCGCGATGTACATGCGCCTGTTCGCGGCGCAACGTCACCTCCTGCGGCTGGTGTGACTGCGTCTGCTCGCGGATCAAACGAACCTCTTCGCGCAGCATCAGTTTCTTGTTCACTTCCACCACTTCTTCCACCACCGGCACGATCAACACGCCTTCCTCTTCCCGCACGCTCGGCGGGCTTTCCACCTCGCGATTGATCGGCACACGTTCAACGCGCACCACATCCTGTCGTAGCGGTACGTCCACCGTTTCTTCCCGCTCCTCCACACTCACATGCACGCGAACCTTGCCCTCGACCCGCCGTTTGCCGACGTGTAGCCGTTCCTCTGCCAGTTCGATGCGCTGCTGATCGCGTTCGCCGTGCGGTTCGCCTGCCAACGTTGACGATGGCTCGTCCGCCATGCCCAATCGGTACGTGCCGTCCGCCTGCCGACGAAGCTCGTGCGGGTGCACACTCAACTGCCCGCCGCGGTCGAGTCGCACCATCACCCGATCGTCAGCCGGCCGCTGGCCGACGTGCTCGGCGACGATGCGCCCTCGCATGTTGCCTCGGCCGACCACGATAATGGGATCATGCTGCGTCATGGCAGTTCACCTGAAGACGTCAAACAACCTGATGGCTGCTTTGAGAAGTCTAGGACAACGCCACCACCCGAAGGTTTCACCTTTCGCCGTGGTATGGCTGGTTTTGGACCGGGTGAACACCCCACCCGCGATGGGGTTTTCCAAATCAATTGCAGACATGGACGCTAACTCGACAACGCGTTTCACACTTGCAACATTTAGCCGCGGTGCTCGCACCGCGTTCTTCGGCTCTGTGGACCAAACGCGCGGGCCAAGGCCCGCGGCTAAATGAGGGGGCGGGATCAAAGCCGCGTTGTCGTGCTAAACGTCGTGCTTACCCGCGCAGCGCCCGTCGGCTGCGCTCCGCCTGTTCGTCGGCGTCACGCCTGGCAATGATCGCTTCGAACAGCGGCACGTCTTCCCGCCGCGTCAGCTTCATGTTGCCGGCGTCGCCCTCGACGACGTACACCCGCTCGCCCAATGCTTCGACGAGGCTCGCGTCGTCCGTCACGCCGGCCGGGTCGAGCTTGCCGTCGATGATCGGCGCGTAGGCCCGCCGGAGGAGGTCGACCGTAAAAACCTGCGGCGTCTGCACCGCGACAAGCCCCGCCCGTGGCACGGTCTCAACGACCTGTTGCAAGGTGGGCTGCGTCGGCTTGCCAACATCGCCGAAGATCGCGTCCAACGGGTCGGCCTCCGGCTCGTCATCGACCGCCGCCGCCTCAACACGCTTGAGCGTGCTCGTCACCGCCAGCCCCGGCACGACGGCGTCATGCTTCGCCGCGGCGGTGAAGATGCGATCAATCAGCGCATCGCTGGCCATCGGCCGAGCCGCGTCGTGCACCGCAACATGCGTGCAATGGGCCGGCACTTCCGCCAGCGCTTTCGTGACCGTCTCCCACCGCTCGACCGTGCCGCCGGGCACGATCCGCACGCCATGAAACCGCAGCGTATCGCCCCACCGCGCTGTGAACGCGTCCACCTTGTCTGGTGCGACCGCCAGCAACACGTCACTGACCTCGTCCCGTCGCAGGAACAGGTCGATCGACCGCAAGAACACCGGCTTACCCGCCAATTCCAGCTCGACCTTCGAAGCTTGCCCGGCCTGCGTGTCGTCGTTAAACCGTCGGCCCGCCCCCGCGGCCGGAAGTATGACTGCCGTTTTCATGGAGACTCCATCTCGGACAACGTTGGCTGTACCGCGCGGCGGCGGAAGCGGCGCGCTGCGTCACTGATTTTCGCTGAAGGATTTTAACGAATGATGATGACGTAGGGCATCAGCGTCACCGCCGGCTCGTCGCGCAACAGCATGAGCCCCTGCATCACCGACTGCACCGAGCCCCACGCCTCGGGGCCGAGCAGTTGCTGGCCGAGTCGCATTAGCGCGGCCTGCTGCGTCGGCGCGGTCACGCCGAACAGATCGTCGATGAACTGGCCAAGGCTCATCGGCGGCGGCAGGTGAATGATGTCGTACTGCCCTTCGTCGAGCCCGGCCCGTTGCGCAGCGGCGGCGATGGCGTCGCCGAGCCCGCCAAGCTCGTCAGCCAGGCCGTTGTCGACCGACTGTCGACCCGTGAACAGCCGACCTTCCGCGACCGCTTCGACGTCGGCCAGGCGATCGCCCCGGCCGATCTCAACGCGGTCGATGAACTGATCGTAGATCCGCTCCAGCCCCGATCGCACCGCGTCGCGCTGCTCATCGGTAAACGGCTCGACACTATTGAACATGTCCGCCAACGGCCCGCGACTGCGGCGGTGCACGTCCAGCCCCACTTTTTCATAGAGATCGCCGAGCACGATCTTGCCGCCGACCACACCGATCGAGCCGAGGATTGATTGCGGCGCAACGTATACCTCGTCCGCACCGGCGGCGATGTAGTAACCGCCCGACGCGGCGAGACCGTCGATGCTGGCGAACACAGGCTTATGCTCGGCCAGGTCGCGCATCGCCTGCCAGATCACCTCGCTGGCCAGCGCCGAGCCGCCGGGCGAGTTGATGTGCACCACGGCCGCCTTAATGTCGTCGTTGTCTCGAATTTCGCCAAGTGTTTTGACAATCGTTCGGCTACCGATCGCGTCAGAGCTGAACAGGCCGCTGCCATAGCTCGACTCGCCGCTGGTCACCGGGCCCACGGCTCGCACGACGGCGATCGCGTCGCGACGCGTCGTTGGCCGACGCTCTTGAAGCAACATGCGGAAGAACGCGAACGGGTTGTCTGCCTGTCGCGACGTCTGCGACCGCCGACCCATGAGGTCGTCGTAAGCGAACTGCTCGCCGAACTGCGCTTCGGTGACGTCGAGCAGGTCGCGGTCGGTCAGGCGGTCAACCACGCCGCGTTCGACGTAGTCGCGGTCGGACAGCGCCCACGAGTCACGGAGGATCGCTTCGACCTCATCGCGATCCAACTCGCGGCCGGTCGCGATGCGATCAAGCAACTGGTCGTAAAGGTCGTCGAGCAGCGAACTGATGTTTTCATCCCACGCTTCACTGGGCGCCTGGCGGGTGAGCGGCTCGTCCGCGCCTTTGAACTGGCCGACCTGCATCACGTCGGCCTTGACGCCGACCTTGTCCAGCAGGCCGGCGAGGTAGATCTCTTCCATCGACAGGCCGGACAACTCGACCGCGCCGCGATGCTGCAACAACACCATGTCCGCCTGCGCAGCGAGCAGGTAGTCGAGCATCGTGTAGGACTCGGCAAAGGTGAGCACCTGCTTACCCGCTTCACGCACGCGACGAATGCCCTGGCTGATCGCATTGATCTGCGTCAGCGACAGTTCGGGGCGGTCGAAGTAGATCACCAGTCCCTGGTAGTTGTCTTGCGTGGTGACGCGTTCGAGTTGACGAAGCACGCGTTGGAGCGATGGGCCTGCTTCATCTTCGCCAACCCAGGCGAATGGCGGCGGGCCGTCACGCAGTTGGCCGGACAGTTCCAGCCAGCCGACCAGTTCTCGACTTTGCACTGCCTCGGGCGCTTCGTCGGGCGCTGCCTCAGGCACGGCGTCCGGTGCAGGTGCGTCGGGAGCGTCGTCGGCAAACGTCGGCGTAAACGCGAGCAGGCACAAGGCGAGCCATGCCAATGAACCGGACAGACGGCGGACGCTCGGGCGTGGGTAGGCAAAGTGGTATGTCATCATGTTCGCAATCCCATGGTGCTTGCGGGCGAAATTGGTCCGGCAGGTCAACGGTTGTACAGCCGACGGAAGCTCATACAAGCATAAGCGCGACGGCATGATCTGTCGCGTGTTTTATTGTGACGAGTGCGCTCCCACCTGCGTGCGGGAGAGCGAGGAAGAGCGCGGTGCGAGCACCGCGGCTAAATGTTGCACGTCTCAATCCGTGTTGCCGTCATAGGGCGGCGCATAAAACAGGGCCCGCGACGTGTGTCGCGGGCCCTGAGTCAATGTGTCATGCTTTGCGATCAAGCGGCATCGCTGCGTGTCAGCGACTCACGCGCTTGATGCTGCAACCTCGGCTGACCGTATCGGTCACTTCGATTTCTTCGCCGGCGAGCAGTGCGTCGAGGGCATCGACGAGATACTGATCTTCACCCTGGCCGACGTCGGCGAGGGCGACGGGGGTGGTTTCGGGGTGGCCCTTGTAGCGAAGGGTCTGCTCTTCATCGATGATGAAGATGTGCGGCGTCGTGCGAGCGCCGTAGATGTCAGCGATTTCGTTACCTTCATCCTTGAGCGTGGGGTAAGGCACGTCCCATTGTTCGACGTACTCGCGGATGGCTTCGACCGGCTCGGTGTGGTTGGAGTTGATGCTGAGGAAGACGATGCGCTGATTGCCTTCGTCATCGGTGTGCGACTGGTAGTCGCGGTAGATGCCCGACAGGATCGTCTGATACTGGTCAATCTCCCACGGGCATTCGATGCCCTGCCAATGAAGCACGACGATCTGCCCTTCGTAGTCGCTGAGGCTGTGATGTTCGCCGTCGAGGTCAGGCAGTTCGAATTGCGGTGCGCTTTCGCCGACGACGGCCTTGGGTCCGTCTTCCGCGAAGGCGGGCGCTGCGCTGAAGGCCAGCGCGGTTGCTGCTGCGATTGCTGTGAGGCCTGTCCATGTCTTGGTCTTGCTTAGCATTGCCGAGATCTCCTTGGCTGCATGGCTGCCGAAGCAACCTTGTTCTGAAATCGTCGACCGTAACAATACGGCCGACATCAACACGAGAGTGGTGGGAACGCCCCGCCTGTCTGTAATGGCCAACCCGCGCCCGCCGAGCGTTATTCCGGACTTTGCGTGATTACGTTCCCCGTTGAGAATCTCTATGGTATCGCGCTCGGCCGCATGGGCCGACATAAAAGTACGCCGTGAGCAGGCCTGTCGGATGATGCTTTGGGCGGATTGGGGTGACAATGGGCGTTTTTCTCCATAGTGATCATTGACGTCGATGTGCCGGGCGCGGTTGTTTGTCAGGGGGATGTTTGCAGACTTATTCCTTAATACCGGCGATTAGTCCGACTTTTTATAAATCGGCCGAACCTCCTCGACTCGTATGGGTATGGGTTGAACAAGGGCGGCTGAAACTCGGAGCGGTGCGGCGGGGAGTGTTCGCGTATGAAGCCCACCGCTTCTGGCAGTGCCATGATTCGGCCGTCGAATTTGAGGGTAGGCCCGGGATTTCGAAGCCGCGTGGGTTTCGAATGACTCGGGCGGTGATCGCAAGGAGTGTTGATGATGAAGGTTAGCAAACTATTCGCGGGTGGCGCCGTAGCCATGTTGTTCGGCGCAGCCGGGGCTTTGTCTGGCTGCGACGAGGGCATGGGCGAGCCGGATCTGCCGCCGCCGCCAGCGGTTGAAGAGCAGAACGGGGCTCAAGATCCCGATCCGCTCGGCGCACCGCCCGCGGAAGAGCCGGCGACGCAGGATCAGGGCATGAACGATCAGCCCGCTCTG from Phycisphaerales bacterium AB-hyl4 encodes:
- a CDS encoding 2-C-methyl-D-erythritol 4-phosphate cytidylyltransferase, coding for MKTAVILPAAGAGRRFNDDTQAGQASKVELELAGKPVFLRSIDLFLRRDEVSDVLLAVAPDKVDAFTARWGDTLRFHGVRIVPGGTVERWETVTKALAEVPAHCTHVAVHDAARPMASDALIDRIFTAAAKHDAVVPGLAVTSTLKRVEAAAVDDEPEADPLDAIFGDVGKPTQPTLQQVVETVPRAGLVAVQTPQVFTVDLLRRAYAPIIDGKLDPAGVTDDASLVEALGERVYVVEGDAGNMKLTRREDVPLFEAIIARRDADEQAERSRRALRG
- the sppA gene encoding signal peptide peptidase SppA → MMTYHFAYPRPSVRRLSGSLAWLALCLLAFTPTFADDAPDAPAPDAVPEAAPDEAPEAVQSRELVGWLELSGQLRDGPPPFAWVGEDEAGPSLQRVLRQLERVTTQDNYQGLVIYFDRPELSLTQINAISQGIRRVREAGKQVLTFAESYTMLDYLLAAQADMVLLQHRGAVELSGLSMEEIYLAGLLDKVGVKADVMQVGQFKGADEPLTRQAPSEAWDENISSLLDDLYDQLLDRIATGRELDRDEVEAILRDSWALSDRDYVERGVVDRLTDRDLLDVTEAQFGEQFAYDDLMGRRSQTSRQADNPFAFFRMLLQERRPTTRRDAIAVVRAVGPVTSGESSYGSGLFSSDAIGSRTIVKTLGEIRDNDDIKAAVVHINSPGGSALASEVIWQAMRDLAEHKPVFASIDGLAASGGYYIAAGADEVYVAPQSILGSIGVVGGKIVLGDLYEKVGLDVHRRSRGPLADMFNSVEPFTDEQRDAVRSGLERIYDQFIDRVEIGRGDRLADVEAVAEGRLFTGRQSVDNGLADELGGLGDAIAAAAQRAGLDEGQYDIIHLPPPMSLGQFIDDLFGVTAPTQQAALMRLGQQLLGPEAWGSVQSVMQGLMLLRDEPAVTLMPYVIIIR
- a CDS encoding redoxin domain-containing protein, coding for MLSKTKTWTGLTAIAAATALAFSAAPAFAEDGPKAVVGESAPQFELPDLDGEHHSLSDYEGQIVVLHWQGIECPWEIDQYQTILSGIYRDYQSHTDDEGNQRIVFLSINSNHTEPVEAIREYVEQWDVPYPTLKDEGNEIADIYGARTTPHIFIIDEEQTLRYKGHPETTPVALADVGQGEDQYLVDALDALLAGEEIEVTDTVSRGCSIKRVSR